One Deltaproteobacteria bacterium genomic window carries:
- a CDS encoding response regulator, with the protein MSKILLIEDNEANRDMLSRRLQRRGYEVILAVGGEEGIALAKSEKPELILMDISLPDLDGWEATRRIKACPETRSIPVIALTAHAMSGDREKCLDAGCEDYDIKPVDLERLLSKMQALLK; encoded by the coding sequence ATGTCCAAAATACTGTTGATCGAGGATAACGAGGCGAACCGGGACATGTTGTCGAGACGTCTCCAGCGCAGGGGATACGAGGTGATCCTCGCCGTCGGCGGCGAGGAGGGTATCGCATTGGCCAAATCGGAAAAACCTGAACTGATTCTCATGGATATCAGCCTGCCCGACTTGGACGGTTGGGAAGCCACCCGCCGGATCAAAGCGTGTCCCGAAACCCGTTCCATTCCGGTAATCGCACTGACGGCGCACGCCATGTCGGGAGATCGGGAAAAATGCCTGGATGCGGGCTGTGAAGACTATGATATAAAACCCGTGGACCTGGAGCGGCTCCTGAGTAAGATGCAGGCCCTCCTGAAATAG
- a CDS encoding response regulator, with amino-acid sequence MNTKPNEYNTKRRELSKLELLAENAQLYEEVLVAQRASEITAELVVEQFVKLDEFLKHIEEKAATERELRQRLAEKLHEAEIRERELAEARAEAEAANHAKSAFLANMSHELRTPLNAVIGYSEMLIEEAEENGREEFASDLRRILDAGKHLLTLINEVLDLSKIEAGKMELYLETFDVSDTLRDVVNTIQPLVDRNANTLVVRCPENVGSMHSDRTRLRQALFNLLGNACKFTHEGTISLNVARESLYGADWLVFSVGDTGIGMTSEQMDRLFQAFTQADASTSGKYGGTGLGLAISKRFCEMMGGDVTVESDHGRGTTFTIRLPASLDETGVAQAAETEYSLEPAPDTAKTVLVIDDDAVVRDLMKRFLSKEGFLVETAAGGKEGLLRAKERRPDAITLDVMMPGMDGWAVLTELKSDPDLARVPVIMLTIVDDKNMGYMLGASDYLAKPIDRHRLMDVLQKFIPRQELE; translated from the coding sequence ATGAATACGAAACCGAACGAGTACAATACCAAGAGAAGGGAACTCTCGAAGCTGGAACTCCTCGCCGAGAATGCCCAGCTCTATGAAGAAGTGCTCGTAGCCCAGAGGGCGTCCGAGATCACCGCAGAGCTCGTGGTCGAGCAGTTTGTCAAGCTGGACGAGTTTTTAAAGCACATAGAAGAGAAGGCGGCGACGGAAAGAGAGTTGCGGCAGCGGCTGGCCGAGAAACTGCACGAGGCCGAAATCAGGGAGCGCGAACTGGCCGAAGCCCGAGCAGAGGCTGAAGCCGCCAATCATGCCAAGAGCGCATTTCTGGCCAACATGAGTCACGAGTTGCGTACGCCGTTGAACGCCGTCATCGGTTACAGCGAGATGTTGATCGAGGAAGCGGAGGAGAACGGCCGGGAGGAGTTCGCTTCAGACCTGCGGAGGATTCTGGACGCGGGCAAGCATCTGTTGACACTCATCAACGAAGTGCTCGATCTTTCCAAGATCGAGGCCGGCAAGATGGAATTGTACTTGGAGACGTTTGACGTTTCGGACACGCTTCGAGACGTGGTGAATACGATTCAGCCTTTGGTGGACCGGAATGCCAACACCCTGGTAGTCCGGTGTCCCGAGAACGTGGGCTCCATGCACTCGGATCGCACCCGGCTAAGGCAGGCGCTTTTCAATCTGCTCGGCAACGCCTGCAAGTTCACCCACGAAGGGACCATCTCGCTGAACGTGGCTCGGGAATCACTATACGGAGCCGACTGGCTTGTCTTCAGCGTGGGCGACACGGGCATAGGCATGACGTCCGAGCAAATGGATCGGCTGTTTCAGGCGTTCACGCAGGCGGACGCTTCCACGTCGGGCAAATACGGCGGCACCGGGTTGGGACTGGCGATCAGCAAGCGCTTCTGTGAGATGATGGGAGGGGACGTCACCGTCGAGAGCGACCACGGAAGGGGAACCACTTTCACCATCCGCCTGCCGGCTTCGCTCGATGAAACCGGCGTAGCGCAGGCCGCCGAGACCGAGTATAGCCTCGAACCGGCGCCGGATACGGCTAAGACCGTGCTGGTCATTGACGACGACGCTGTTGTGCGAGACCTGATGAAGCGTTTCCTCAGCAAAGAGGGTTTTCTCGTTGAGACCGCCGCCGGAGGCAAGGAAGGGCTACTCCGGGCCAAGGAACGGCGCCCCGACGCCATCACCCTCGATGTGATGATGCCCGGCATGGACGGATGGGCCGTACTGACGGAGTTGAAAAGCGATCCCGACCTGGCTCGCGTTCCGGTAATCATGCTCACCATCGTGGACGACAAGAACATGGGTTACATGTTGGGGGCGTCGGACTACTTGGCCAAACCGATTGACCGGCATCGCCTGATGGACGTCCTGCAAAAGTTCATTCCGCGTCAGGAACTGGAATGA
- a CDS encoding nickel-dependent hydrogenase large subunit, whose protein sequence is MTRKRNLEVPLNRVEGDLRISVEMDDMRISDAWSSGLMYRGFERMMIGRGALDGLVITPRICGICSTGHLNAAVLALEMIAGVKPPPDALRIRNLTLLTEKLQSDMRQAFLMFAVDFANPLYRDLPLYEEAVRRYRALHGETSLEVIRETEKLIGIIGILGGQWPHSAFMVPGGVTSVPSGSDLLHCRLLLNEFRYWYERRILGCSIERWLEVRSATDLDEWLEERSEHRESDLGFYIRFARAVGLDRMGRGHGAFVCSGGCDLPEGTSVKSPTGSRNLIPAGFSQGTRVAEFDQKSISEHVAHSWFIDYPGGRHPFEGETRPYASGREAGKYSWAKAPRYNDAPAETGPLAETVVSRNPLFTDLVDKDGPNVFVRELARLTRPARFIPAMEVWVSEITADGNFYGSPGEIIEGRGYGLTDVTRGALGHWVEIRKGEIEQYQVITPTAWNASPRDFHNIRGPMEEALLGTTVRDPSNPVELGHVVRSFDPCLVCTVHAVNASSVREIG, encoded by the coding sequence ATGACACGGAAACGAAATCTCGAAGTGCCGCTGAATCGCGTCGAGGGCGATCTCCGCATATCCGTTGAAATGGACGACATGCGGATTTCGGACGCATGGAGTTCGGGTCTCATGTACCGGGGCTTCGAACGCATGATGATCGGCCGGGGGGCCCTGGACGGCCTGGTCATCACGCCTAGAATCTGCGGCATCTGCAGCACGGGCCATCTGAACGCGGCGGTCCTCGCCCTGGAAATGATCGCCGGCGTCAAACCTCCTCCGGACGCCCTGCGAATCCGCAACTTGACATTGCTCACGGAAAAACTGCAGAGCGACATGCGCCAGGCTTTTCTCATGTTTGCCGTGGACTTCGCCAATCCCCTCTACCGGGATCTGCCGTTATACGAAGAAGCTGTCCGCCGATACCGGGCGCTTCACGGGGAAACCTCCCTGGAAGTGATCCGGGAAACCGAAAAACTCATCGGGATCATCGGTATACTGGGAGGTCAGTGGCCCCATTCCGCCTTTATGGTTCCGGGAGGAGTAACCTCGGTTCCCAGCGGAAGCGACCTGCTGCACTGTCGCCTGTTGTTGAATGAATTCCGTTACTGGTATGAACGCCGCATTCTCGGTTGCTCGATCGAGCGTTGGCTCGAGGTGCGAAGCGCAACGGACCTGGATGAATGGCTCGAGGAACGTTCCGAGCATCGCGAAAGCGATCTGGGATTCTACATACGGTTTGCACGGGCGGTGGGGCTCGACCGGATGGGCCGCGGCCACGGCGCTTTCGTCTGTTCCGGAGGGTGTGACCTGCCGGAAGGCACCTCGGTAAAGAGTCCCACCGGAAGCAGGAACCTCATCCCGGCGGGATTTTCTCAGGGAACCCGCGTGGCGGAGTTCGACCAGAAGAGCATCAGCGAACACGTGGCTCATTCCTGGTTCATCGATTATCCGGGAGGAAGGCACCCCTTTGAAGGAGAAACGCGTCCTTATGCCTCGGGCCGGGAGGCAGGCAAATATTCCTGGGCCAAAGCCCCACGTTACAACGATGCGCCCGCGGAAACGGGTCCTTTGGCGGAGACCGTTGTGAGCCGCAATCCGCTTTTCACGGACCTCGTCGATAAGGACGGGCCGAACGTGTTTGTGAGAGAACTGGCCCGCCTGACCAGGCCTGCCCGGTTTATTCCGGCCATGGAAGTGTGGGTTTCCGAAATAACGGCCGACGGGAATTTCTATGGTTCGCCGGGTGAAATTATCGAAGGCCGGGGCTATGGGCTGACGGACGTGACCCGTGGAGCCCTCGGGCACTGGGTCGAAATCCGAAAAGGCGAAATCGAGCAGTACCAGGTCATCACCCCCACCGCCTGGAACGCTTCGCCCCGGGATTTCCACAATATCCGGGGCCCCATGGAGGAGGCGCTCCTCGGTACGACGGTGAGGGATCCGTCCAATCCCGTGGAGCTGGGCCACGTGGTGCGGTCCTTCGATCCCTGTCTGGTCTGCACCGTACATGCCGTCAACGCATCGTCCGTCCGGGAAATCGGATAA
- a CDS encoding NADH:ubiquinone oxidoreductase, whose protein sequence is MSKTLFWFQAGGCGGDSMAFLSNKWPNISEFIRLNHIELLWHPSFSDGSPAQYIELIDALLSGEQPLDILCVEGFVVRGPGGTGMYDTLEGKPKKDLIAGMAKRAEVVVAVGTCAAFGGVGTVGEVEAVGLQFHRETMGGFLGKDYRSRSGRPVINLPGCPCHMGVTTGALSMIASGSPLPLNEHNAPLDWYGLLVHQGCIRNEYHEYRVEENDFGQRGCLFFHMGCRGPLTRGPCNKLQWNGQRSKTSVGVPCSGCTRPDFPQSNPFFRTRNIAGVPIDLPEGVDRAHYLAYKGMAAAAAPERLKSRKTRV, encoded by the coding sequence ATGTCAAAAACCCTTTTCTGGTTTCAGGCCGGGGGATGCGGCGGCGACAGCATGGCTTTTCTGAGCAACAAATGGCCGAACATCTCTGAATTCATACGACTCAACCACATCGAACTGCTCTGGCATCCGTCCTTTTCGGATGGCAGTCCCGCGCAGTATATCGAACTGATCGACGCCCTGCTTTCCGGAGAGCAACCTCTGGATATCTTGTGCGTGGAAGGGTTCGTAGTCCGAGGGCCCGGCGGCACCGGCATGTATGACACACTGGAAGGAAAGCCCAAGAAAGACCTCATTGCGGGCATGGCCAAACGTGCGGAAGTGGTCGTGGCCGTCGGGACGTGCGCTGCTTTCGGCGGCGTCGGAACCGTGGGAGAAGTGGAAGCCGTGGGACTTCAATTTCATAGAGAGACCATGGGGGGGTTCCTGGGAAAGGACTATCGTTCCCGGAGCGGGCGGCCGGTAATCAACCTGCCCGGCTGTCCGTGCCACATGGGTGTCACCACCGGCGCTTTGTCCATGATCGCCTCCGGCTCGCCGCTCCCGCTGAACGAGCACAACGCGCCCCTGGATTGGTACGGACTCCTGGTCCACCAGGGATGCATTCGCAACGAATATCACGAATACCGGGTGGAGGAAAACGATTTCGGCCAGCGGGGCTGCTTGTTCTTTCATATGGGGTGCCGGGGTCCTCTGACGCGCGGACCCTGCAATAAACTGCAATGGAACGGACAACGGTCCAAGACGTCGGTGGGCGTGCCCTGCTCCGGCTGCACGCGGCCCGATTTTCCCCAGTCCAACCCTTTCTTCCGGACACGGAACATCGCGGGCGTTCCCATAGACCTGCCGGAGGGAGTGGATCGCGCCCATTATCTGGCTTACAAAGGCATGGCCGCCGCTGCCGCGCCGGAGCGGTTGAAAAGCAGGAAGACCCGCGTCTGA
- the radC gene encoding DNA repair protein RadC — MSVCSQETRLKKTSTTPKPSYIDHRKRLKERYLNAGMDALADYEAIELLLTYAIPLKDVKPLAKRLIETFGSYEGVLDADIEQLCEVDGIGGHTAILFKLVRDVMARYHLKEARKQRQISGTPDLVRYCRLEMAHLSDEQFRVLFLNNQNRIIRDEVLQEGTVDRAEVYPRKILERALKYKASAMILVHNHPSGSPDPSEQDKKLTRTLVKTAKDLGITVHDHMIIAQGNVFSFREEGLMGGN, encoded by the coding sequence ATGAGCGTATGCTCCCAGGAGACCCGATTGAAAAAGACGTCCACGACACCCAAGCCCTCGTACATCGACCACCGAAAACGACTCAAAGAACGCTATCTGAACGCCGGGATGGACGCTTTGGCGGACTACGAAGCGATCGAACTGCTCCTGACCTACGCCATCCCCTTGAAAGACGTGAAGCCGTTGGCCAAGCGTCTGATCGAAACGTTCGGCAGTTACGAAGGGGTTCTGGACGCGGATATCGAGCAGTTGTGCGAAGTGGATGGAATCGGCGGACACACGGCTATCCTGTTTAAGCTGGTCCGGGACGTCATGGCCCGGTACCACCTCAAAGAGGCCCGAAAGCAGCGCCAGATCTCCGGAACGCCTGACCTGGTCCGATATTGCCGGCTTGAGATGGCCCATCTGAGCGACGAGCAGTTCCGGGTCCTTTTCTTGAACAACCAGAACCGGATCATTCGGGACGAGGTACTGCAGGAAGGCACCGTGGATCGAGCGGAAGTATATCCGAGAAAGATCCTCGAGAGGGCGCTGAAATACAAAGCCTCGGCCATGATACTGGTGCACAACCATCCATCCGGTTCACCGGATCCCTCGGAACAGGACAAGAAACTGACCAGGACGCTTGTGAAAACGGCGAAGGACCTGGGCATTACCGTACACGATCACATGATTATCGCCCAGGGGAACGTGTTCAGTTTTCGTGAAGAGGGACTGATGGGCGGCAACTGA
- a CDS encoding thiolase family protein, whose translation MKEAVIVTACRSAVGKAPKGVLSQTRPEHMGVTVLKELIRRTPGLNTEEIEDVIIGCSFPEAQQGLNLGRVLVAATGLPDSIPGMTVNRFCASGLQAIAIGAEKIMCGFADVVIAGGVESMSLIPMGGCNLSPHPALVASHPGAYEPMGLTAENVAEKYGISREEQDAFGALSQQRAEKAIKEGRFKDQIVPMAVKVQKKTDKGRFEQSEITFDTDEGMRPGTTAGSLGKLRPAFKPTGTVTAGNSSQMSDGAAAVILMSKEKADELGLEPMAYFRTYTAVGVEPEYMGVGPAVAIPKVLKLAGLTLDQVGLVELNEAFAAQAIYCMRELGLNPDITNVNGGAIALGHPLGCTGAKLTTQLVHEMQARNVRYGIVSMCVGFGMGAAGIFELA comes from the coding sequence ATGAAGGAAGCCGTCATTGTAACCGCTTGCAGGAGCGCGGTCGGAAAAGCTCCGAAAGGCGTATTGAGCCAAACCAGGCCCGAGCACATGGGCGTTACGGTGCTGAAGGAACTGATCCGCCGGACACCCGGCCTGAACACGGAAGAAATCGAAGATGTGATCATAGGATGTTCCTTTCCCGAGGCGCAGCAGGGACTGAACCTGGGCCGCGTACTGGTCGCCGCTACCGGATTGCCGGATTCCATTCCCGGAATGACGGTCAATCGGTTTTGCGCTTCCGGTCTTCAGGCCATAGCCATTGGAGCGGAAAAGATTATGTGTGGATTCGCCGACGTGGTGATTGCCGGGGGCGTTGAAAGCATGAGTCTGATACCCATGGGGGGATGCAACCTGTCCCCGCACCCGGCTCTGGTGGCCTCGCACCCAGGCGCGTACGAGCCCATGGGACTTACGGCGGAAAACGTCGCGGAGAAGTACGGCATCAGCCGCGAGGAGCAGGACGCTTTCGGCGCCCTCAGCCAGCAGCGGGCGGAGAAGGCCATCAAGGAAGGCCGGTTCAAGGACCAGATTGTGCCGATGGCCGTCAAGGTTCAGAAGAAGACCGACAAAGGCCGGTTCGAGCAGTCCGAGATCACGTTCGATACGGACGAGGGTATGCGGCCCGGAACCACGGCCGGGAGTCTGGGCAAACTGCGTCCGGCGTTCAAACCCACCGGCACCGTTACCGCGGGGAATTCCTCCCAGATGAGCGACGGAGCCGCGGCGGTGATTCTCATGAGTAAGGAAAAGGCGGATGAACTGGGCCTCGAACCCATGGCCTATTTCAGGACCTATACGGCCGTCGGCGTCGAGCCTGAATACATGGGCGTGGGGCCGGCCGTGGCCATTCCGAAGGTCCTCAAACTGGCGGGACTGACGCTGGACCAGGTGGGTCTGGTGGAATTGAACGAAGCTTTCGCGGCCCAGGCCATCTATTGCATGCGCGAGCTCGGACTGAATCCGGACATCACCAATGTGAACGGCGGCGCCATCGCGCTGGGACATCCTCTGGGATGCACGGGCGCCAAGCTGACCACGCAACTGGTGCACGAGATGCAGGCGAGAAACGTGCGCTACGGAATCGTTTCCATGTGCGTGGGTTTCGGCATGGGCGCTGCGGGGATCTTCGAACTGGCGTAG
- a CDS encoding acyl-CoA dehydrogenase family protein, translating into MSERKVFKGAEFLITDLSFADVFTPEDFSDEHRMILETAEDFVEKEVLANIEKVEGKDHETFRTILLKAGELGFNGTDIPEEYGGLGLDKVSTTVVTEALGCAASFAVAFGAHTGIGTLPIVYFGTEEQKRKYLPGLSSGELFGAYALTEANAGSDALNARTKAVLSEDGSHYILNGEKMFITNAGWADTFVVYAKVNGEQFTAFIVEAKYPGVSTGAEEKKMGIHGSSTRAVILEDVPVPVENVLYKVGQGHKVAFNILNIGRWKLGAATVGGCKRCVGEAAKYANGRIQFKTPISKFGMIQAKLAEMAVRTYMAESMIYRTAGMFDDQLGTLDEKAKKEGEENAKAIGEYAIECSINKVYGSEVLSYVVDEYVQVMGGYGYISEYPAERAYRDARINRIYEGTNEINRLLIPGTVLRRAMKGELPLMQAFQTLTSEIMEYSPMAVELPETPLALQEHMIRMMKKTALMVAGVAAQKYMEKLEQEQEVLALISDMIIEIFAMESGLLRALKVVDRVGEEKAKLYVNAVKVYVNDMVLKVEGWAKQAMARVEEAEALRTQLMAIKKLCRYQPIDTIALRREIAERVCEIEAYPFEIR; encoded by the coding sequence ATGTCCGAGCGAAAAGTTTTCAAAGGGGCCGAGTTTCTCATTACCGACCTTTCTTTTGCGGACGTGTTTACTCCCGAGGACTTCAGCGACGAACATCGCATGATCCTCGAAACGGCGGAAGATTTTGTTGAAAAGGAAGTCCTGGCGAACATCGAGAAGGTCGAGGGCAAGGATCACGAGACCTTTCGAACGATTCTGCTGAAGGCCGGGGAACTGGGATTCAACGGAACCGACATTCCCGAGGAATACGGCGGATTGGGTCTGGACAAGGTCAGCACCACGGTTGTGACCGAGGCTCTGGGGTGCGCGGCCTCCTTTGCCGTGGCCTTCGGAGCGCATACCGGAATCGGAACCCTGCCCATTGTCTATTTCGGAACGGAAGAACAGAAGCGGAAATACCTGCCCGGCTTGTCTTCCGGCGAATTGTTCGGCGCGTACGCATTGACGGAAGCCAATGCCGGCTCGGACGCGCTGAACGCCCGAACCAAGGCCGTGCTTTCGGAAGATGGAAGCCATTACATCCTGAACGGCGAAAAGATGTTCATCACCAATGCGGGATGGGCGGACACCTTCGTGGTGTACGCCAAGGTGAACGGCGAGCAATTCACCGCCTTCATCGTGGAAGCCAAATACCCCGGCGTTTCCACCGGCGCTGAAGAAAAAAAGATGGGCATCCACGGCTCCTCGACCCGGGCCGTGATCCTCGAGGACGTTCCCGTACCGGTGGAGAATGTGCTGTACAAGGTGGGTCAGGGCCACAAGGTGGCCTTTAACATCCTGAACATCGGTCGGTGGAAACTGGGCGCAGCGACGGTGGGCGGATGCAAACGGTGCGTGGGCGAGGCCGCCAAATACGCCAACGGCCGCATTCAGTTCAAAACGCCCATCAGCAAATTCGGAATGATTCAGGCCAAACTGGCCGAAATGGCCGTTCGCACCTATATGGCCGAATCCATGATCTATCGCACGGCGGGGATGTTCGACGATCAACTCGGCACGCTGGACGAAAAGGCCAAGAAAGAGGGCGAAGAGAACGCCAAAGCCATCGGCGAATACGCCATCGAGTGCTCGATCAACAAGGTGTACGGATCGGAAGTGTTGTCCTACGTGGTGGACGAGTACGTCCAGGTCATGGGCGGGTATGGGTACATCAGCGAGTATCCGGCCGAACGGGCGTATCGTGACGCCCGGATCAACCGCATCTACGAAGGCACGAACGAAATCAACCGGCTGCTGATTCCCGGAACCGTCCTGCGCCGGGCCATGAAGGGAGAGCTTCCGTTGATGCAGGCGTTCCAGACCCTGACTTCGGAAATCATGGAATATTCTCCCATGGCCGTCGAACTGCCGGAAACACCGCTGGCTCTTCAGGAACACATGATCCGCATGATGAAGAAAACGGCCCTGATGGTGGCTGGCGTTGCGGCGCAGAAATACATGGAAAAGCTCGAGCAGGAGCAGGAAGTGCTGGCCTTGATCAGCGACATGATCATCGAGATCTTTGCCATGGAAAGCGGTCTGCTTCGAGCCCTCAAGGTCGTCGACCGGGTGGGCGAGGAAAAGGCCAAGCTGTATGTCAACGCGGTGAAAGTGTACGTGAACGACATGGTGCTCAAGGTCGAAGGCTGGGCCAAACAGGCCATGGCCCGGGTCGAGGAAGCGGAGGCCCTTAGAACGCAGCTCATGGCGATCAAAAAACTGTGCCGATATCAACCCATCGACACCATCGCCCTGCGGCGGGAAATCGCCGAGCGGGTCTGCGAGATCGAGGCGTATCCTTTCGAGATCCGGTGA
- a CDS encoding class I SAM-dependent methyltransferase — protein MKSARQALSPSPWSMKAIKDSAVDLVPEDQSLLDWHREYISIHSLRLAFDLDIVKMYVAREADVLELGSIPLFFTNALSKSNYYVTGCDIAPERYASSISRLGMAVVKCDIETEKLPFGNNSFDAIIFNEIFEHLRINPIFTLSEVLRVMKPKALLVLSSPNLRSLKGIINILFKGRAHSCCGNIYAEYRKLETLGHMGHVREYTEMEVVEFLENIGFSVTEVIYRGQYENRTGRLIVRMMPHLSPFITYLAHKPEQGAVHL, from the coding sequence ATGAAGTCGGCACGCCAAGCGCTTTCTCCTTCACCATGGTCTATGAAGGCCATAAAAGATAGTGCGGTCGACTTGGTTCCGGAAGACCAATCTTTGCTGGATTGGCACAGAGAATATATATCGATTCATTCATTAAGACTTGCATTCGATCTCGATATAGTAAAAATGTATGTTGCGCGGGAAGCGGACGTACTTGAACTAGGCTCCATACCTTTATTCTTTACAAATGCTCTGTCAAAGAGCAATTATTATGTTACTGGATGTGACATCGCCCCGGAAAGATATGCTTCAAGCATAAGTAGGCTCGGCATGGCCGTGGTTAAATGTGACATTGAAACGGAGAAACTGCCCTTTGGAAATAACTCGTTTGATGCGATTATCTTCAACGAAATCTTTGAGCATCTTCGCATAAATCCGATATTCACATTATCGGAAGTGCTTCGTGTTATGAAACCGAAGGCGCTATTAGTGCTGTCCAGCCCGAATTTGCGATCTCTCAAAGGCATCATAAATATTCTGTTTAAAGGCAGAGCGCACTCCTGCTGTGGAAACATATACGCCGAATACCGGAAATTGGAAACGCTGGGACACATGGGGCATGTCAGGGAATATACGGAAATGGAAGTTGTTGAATTTCTAGAAAATATAGGTTTTTCGGTTACTGAAGTGATTTATAGAGGACAGTACGAAAATAGGACAGGTCGGCTTATAGTGCGCATGATGCCCCACCTAAGCCCTTTTATTACATACCTTGCTCATAAGCCCGAACAGGGAGCTGTTCATTTATAG
- a CDS encoding isoprenylcysteine carboxylmethyltransferase family protein, which translates to MHLIGEQGVGIFLFVVLALQGGAMLVCTGRFLQIKPEGQGIVMAENYFNTGILILFIPLIAVSLIIGWYQILDLTHLDIDIPWLIYGLEAIGIALIICGTAMVVFGFLALRNTFQPGGFAPRSQDPLVTWGIYSLLRNPLNAGVLSVTLGLALVVQSLFVIALFIIYLILVLRVLSIEESWLSEAFAEEYRSYRQKVKRLVPFIY; encoded by the coding sequence ATGCATCTTATTGGCGAGCAAGGAGTTGGGATATTTTTATTCGTAGTGTTGGCATTGCAGGGCGGGGCTATGCTGGTCTGCACCGGGAGATTTCTGCAGATTAAACCCGAAGGACAAGGTATAGTCATGGCAGAGAACTACTTCAACACAGGTATACTCATTTTATTTATCCCTTTGATTGCTGTTTCCCTGATTATAGGTTGGTATCAGATCTTAGATCTGACTCACTTGGATATAGACATCCCTTGGCTAATCTATGGGCTAGAGGCTATTGGCATTGCTTTAATAATTTGCGGTACCGCAATGGTCGTATTTGGTTTCCTGGCTCTGCGCAACACCTTTCAGCCTGGCGGTTTTGCTCCACGCTCCCAGGACCCGCTGGTTACCTGGGGTATATACTCTTTGTTGAGGAATCCACTAAATGCCGGTGTATTGTCTGTGACATTGGGCCTTGCGCTTGTGGTACAGTCGCTTTTCGTAATTGCCCTGTTTATCATCTACCTCATACTGGTCTTACGTGTGCTTTCCATAGAGGAAAGCTGGCTATCCGAAGCATTTGCTGAAGAGTACCGCTCCTATAGACAGAAGGTTAAACGGCTAGTTCCATTTATTTACTAG
- a CDS encoding nucleotidyl transferase AbiEii/AbiGii toxin family protein yields the protein MKISPEKLAAEAQATGFRPDVLEKVAHLLGLLDALRSHPFLKGKLVLKGGTALNLFIFDVPRLSIDIDLNYVGAEDRDGMLAERPKVEQAFQAVFAREGFTVRRMPEEHAGGKWSLRYENAPGRSGNLEVDINFMFRLPLWPVTTRDSHSVGAWQATGISVLDHHELAAGKLAALLARKQERDLFDSHRVLQMGNLDSCRLRIGFVVYGAMNRKDWRTVSADDVGFDAIELAKRLIPTLRVNSPELQVESTEYGARLVRECREGLSAVLPFTDSERAFLDLLLDRGVIDPTLLTADTSLQQRIRSQPLLEWKALNVKRHKALS from the coding sequence ATGAAAATCTCCCCTGAGAAGCTGGCAGCCGAAGCACAGGCGACGGGCTTCAGACCGGATGTGCTCGAAAAGGTCGCCCACTTGTTGGGGCTGTTGGACGCATTGCGGAGTCACCCATTCCTCAAGGGTAAGCTGGTACTCAAGGGGGGCACGGCCTTGAATCTCTTCATTTTCGATGTGCCCCGGCTCTCCATCGACATCGATCTGAACTATGTGGGAGCCGAAGATCGCGATGGCATGCTCGCCGAACGTCCAAAGGTCGAACAGGCCTTTCAAGCGGTTTTCGCTCGGGAGGGCTTCACCGTTAGGCGGATGCCTGAAGAACACGCCGGGGGCAAGTGGTCGTTGCGGTATGAAAACGCCCCCGGCCGGAGCGGCAACCTCGAAGTGGACATCAATTTCATGTTCCGTCTCCCGCTGTGGCCGGTGACGACCCGCGACTCTCATTCCGTCGGTGCTTGGCAGGCCACGGGGATTTCCGTGCTGGATCACCATGAACTGGCGGCCGGGAAACTGGCGGCGCTACTCGCGCGCAAACAGGAGCGGGACCTGTTCGACAGCCACCGGGTTCTCCAAATGGGGAACCTCGATTCCTGCCGCCTTCGCATCGGGTTCGTGGTCTACGGCGCGATGAACAGGAAAGATTGGAGGACGGTCTCTGCGGACGATGTGGGCTTCGACGCCATTGAATTGGCGAAGCGGTTGATCCCCACTCTGCGCGTCAATTCGCCGGAGCTCCAAGTGGAATCAACTGAATACGGAGCGCGTCTTGTAAGGGAATGCCGCGAAGGTTTATCCGCGGTCCTGCCCTTCACGGATTCCGAGCGGGCGTTCTTGGATTTGCTTTTGGACCGAGGGGTGATTGACCCCACACTCTTGACCGCCGACACATCTCTTCAGCAACGGATACGCTCTCAGCCGCTCCTCGAATGGAAGGCGCTCAACGTGAAGCGCCACAAGGCGTTGTCCTGA